Proteins from a single region of Pseudomonas quebecensis:
- a CDS encoding nucleoside recognition domain-containing protein, producing MLNGLWLGFFVVAMVSALAQWLVGGNAGIFAAMVESIFAMAKLSVEVMVLLFGTLTLWLGFLRIAEKAGIVDWLAKALGPLFRRLMPEVPAGHPAIGLITLNFAANGLGLDNAATPIGLKAMKALQELNPLPTTASNAQILFLVLNASSLTLLPVTIFMYRAQQGAADPTLVFLPILLATSASTLVGLLSVAIMQRLRLWDPVVLAYLIPGALVLGGFMALLATLSATALAGLSSILGNLTLFGLIMLFLLIGALRKVKVYEAFVEGAKEGFDVAKNLLPYLVAMLCAVGVLRASGALDFGLEGIRHVVAWTGMDTRFVDALPTAMVKPFSGSAARAMLIETMQTQGVDSFPALVAATIQGSTETTFYVLAVYFGSVGIQRARHAVGCALLAEFAGVVAAISVCYWFFG from the coding sequence ATGCTCAATGGCCTGTGGCTTGGATTCTTTGTCGTGGCAATGGTCTCAGCCTTGGCGCAATGGCTGGTGGGCGGTAACGCCGGGATTTTCGCGGCGATGGTGGAAAGCATTTTCGCCATGGCCAAATTGTCGGTGGAAGTGATGGTGCTGCTGTTCGGCACCCTGACCTTATGGCTGGGCTTTTTGCGCATCGCCGAGAAAGCCGGGATCGTCGATTGGCTGGCCAAGGCACTGGGCCCCTTGTTCCGTCGCCTGATGCCGGAAGTGCCGGCGGGCCACCCTGCCATCGGCCTGATCACCCTCAACTTCGCCGCCAACGGCCTGGGCCTGGACAACGCCGCCACCCCCATCGGCCTCAAAGCCATGAAGGCGCTGCAGGAACTCAACCCGCTGCCGACCACGGCGAGCAATGCGCAGATCCTGTTCCTGGTGCTCAACGCCTCGTCGTTGACGCTGCTGCCGGTGACCATCTTCATGTATCGCGCCCAGCAGGGTGCCGCCGACCCGACGCTGGTGTTCCTGCCGATCCTGCTGGCGACCAGCGCGTCGACACTGGTGGGCCTGCTGTCGGTCGCCATCATGCAGCGCCTGCGTTTGTGGGACCCCGTGGTGCTGGCCTATCTGATACCCGGCGCGCTGGTGCTGGGCGGCTTCATGGCGTTACTGGCGACCCTGTCCGCCACGGCGCTGGCCGGGTTGTCGTCGATTCTCGGCAACCTGACCCTCTTCGGCCTGATCATGTTGTTCCTGCTGATCGGCGCGTTGCGCAAGGTGAAGGTGTACGAGGCATTTGTCGAAGGCGCCAAAGAAGGCTTCGACGTCGCCAAAAACCTGCTGCCGTACCTGGTGGCGATGCTATGTGCGGTGGGCGTGTTACGTGCCTCCGGCGCGCTGGATTTCGGCCTTGAAGGTATTCGCCATGTGGTGGCGTGGACGGGCATGGACACGCGCTTTGTCGATGCTTTGCCGACCGCCATGGTCAAGCCGTTCTCCGGCAGTGCCGCACGGGCGATGCTGATCGAAACCATGCAGACGCAGGGCGTGGACAGTTTTCCGGCACTGGTGGCCGCGACGATTCAGGGCAGTACCGAAACCACCTTCTACGTGTTGGCGGTGTACTTCGGCTCGGTGGGCATCCAGCGCGCGCGGCATGCGGTGGGTTGTGCATTGCTGGCTGAGTTTGCCGGCGTCGTGGCGGCTATTTCGGTGTGCTACTGGTTCTTTGGCTGA
- the gltP gene encoding glutamate/aspartate:proton symporter GltP: MKKAKLSLAWQILIGLVLGIAIGAVLNHFSAEKAWWISNVLQPAGDIFIRLIKMIVIPIVISSLIVGIAGVGDAKKLGRIGVKTILYFEVVTTIAIVVGLLLANLFHPGAGIDMSTLGTVDISKYQATAAEVQHEHAFIQTILNLIPSNIFAAVARGEMLPIIFFSVLFGLGLSSLKPELREPLVTMFQGVSESMFKVTHMIMKYAPIGVFALIAVTVANFGFASLLPLAKLVILVYVAILFFAFVVLGLIARLFGFSVIKLMRIFKDELVLAYSTASSETVLPRVIEKMEAYGAPKAICSFVVPTGYSFNLDGSTLYQSIAAIFIAQLYGIDLSIGQQLMLVLTLMVTSKGIAGVPGVSFVVLLATLGSVGIPLEGLAFIAGVDRVMDMARTALNVIGNALAVLVISRWEGMYDDAKGERYWNSLPHWRSKPAMPTAQATRG; encoded by the coding sequence ATGAAGAAGGCAAAGCTAAGCCTCGCCTGGCAGATCCTCATCGGTTTGGTACTGGGGATCGCAATCGGCGCAGTGCTCAACCATTTCAGTGCCGAAAAGGCCTGGTGGATCAGCAATGTGCTGCAGCCGGCGGGCGATATCTTTATCCGCCTGATCAAGATGATCGTGATCCCGATTGTGATTTCCTCGCTGATCGTCGGCATTGCCGGTGTCGGCGATGCGAAGAAACTCGGTCGCATCGGCGTCAAAACCATCCTTTACTTCGAAGTGGTCACCACCATCGCCATCGTGGTCGGCCTGTTGCTGGCCAACCTGTTCCATCCCGGTGCCGGGATCGACATGAGTACCCTGGGTACCGTGGACATTTCCAAGTACCAGGCGACTGCCGCCGAGGTGCAGCACGAGCATGCGTTTATCCAGACCATCCTCAACCTGATCCCCTCCAACATTTTCGCCGCCGTCGCCCGTGGTGAAATGCTGCCGATCATCTTCTTCTCCGTGCTGTTCGGCCTGGGCCTGTCGAGCCTCAAGCCAGAACTGCGCGAGCCGCTGGTCACGATGTTCCAGGGCGTGTCCGAGAGCATGTTCAAAGTCACCCACATGATCATGAAGTACGCGCCGATCGGTGTATTCGCCCTGATCGCCGTGACCGTGGCCAACTTCGGGTTCGCCTCGCTGCTGCCGCTGGCCAAGCTGGTGATCCTGGTTTATGTCGCCATTCTGTTCTTCGCCTTCGTGGTCCTGGGCCTGATCGCGCGCCTGTTCGGCTTCTCGGTGATCAAGCTGATGCGCATCTTCAAGGATGAGCTGGTGCTCGCCTACTCCACCGCCAGTTCCGAAACGGTGTTGCCACGCGTGATCGAGAAGATGGAAGCCTACGGCGCGCCGAAGGCGATCTGCAGCTTTGTAGTGCCGACCGGGTACTCGTTCAACCTCGACGGTTCGACCTTGTATCAGAGCATCGCCGCGATCTTCATCGCCCAGCTGTATGGCATCGACCTGTCGATCGGTCAGCAATTGATGCTGGTACTGACCCTGATGGTCACCTCCAAAGGCATCGCCGGCGTACCGGGTGTGTCCTTCGTGGTGCTGCTGGCCACCTTGGGCAGTGTGGGCATTCCGCTCGAAGGCCTGGCGTTCATTGCCGGTGTCGACCGTGTGATGGACATGGCGCGTACCGCCCTGAACGTGATCGGCAACGCCCTGGCGGTACTGGTGATTTCCCGTTGGGAAGGCATGTACGACGATGCCAAGGGCGAGCGCTACTGGAACTCGCTGCCGCACTGGCGCAGTAAGCCGGCGATGCCGACTGCTCAGGCCACTCGCGGTTGA